The nucleotide window TTTTGGGGAGAGGCATAAGCCACAGGCACCGCAACAACCATGACAAAAGAGATGAACACTAAGCCCGCGAGGGCGATTTGAAACAAAATAGACATGACTGTCCTCCCAATTACAGCAAGCGAATCGTTACAGCAAGGAGATGGGGGCAAGGAAGCCTGCATCCGCGATCGTCCCTGAGTAGTAAGCTATCAGAAATTGCCCCCTCACGGAACAATGATAAGTTCTACACAGTCTTCATCTTTGTGAGCGACTGTGCTGCGGTACTATTTATGCGACTCTTGAACTGTCGTTAGTCTACGAAAAACCCCTCTGGCTTGCGTATACCGCCATGTCTGCCCCAACTTCGCAAAATTTAGCCCCCGATCGCTTCCTAGCTGCCATTGATGTGGGGACAAATTCTATCCACATGGTAGTGGTGAAAATTCAGCCGAGCATTCCAGCCTTCACCATCATCGCCAAAGAAAAATCGACGGTGCGCCTGGGCGATCGCGATCCAGAGACCGGACTGCTGACCTTAGAAGCAATGGCTCGGGCGATCGCAACTCTCCGGCGCTGCCAGGAAATTGCCGCTCGCATGAACGCTGAAGCCATTGTGGCAGTCGCGACTAGTGCAGTCCGAGAAGCCCCGAATGGACGCACGTTTTTGGCACAAATTGAGACAGAACTTGGTCTGACGATCAACCTGATTTCGGGACAAGAGGAAGCGCGGCGGATTTACTTAGGCGTGCTGTCAGGGATGGAACTACAAAACCAGCCCCACGTCATGATTGATATTGGCGGTGGTTCGACTGAGCTAATTTTGGGAAATGGAGAAGAGCCGCGATCGTTGAGCAGTACCAAAGTTGGGGCTGTAAGACTGAGCGCCGAGTTGGTTAAAACTGACCCCATTAGCAATAGCGAGTTTACCTATTTGCAAGTCTATGTCAAAGGAATGCTGGAGCGGGCGATCGAAGAAATTCAAGCCAACCTGAAGCCCGGAGAAAAACCGCGTATGATCGGCACCTCTGGCACGATTGAAACTTTGGCAGTCATCCATGCCCGCGAAAAGCTGGGAATCGTGCCCGCGCCGCTAAATGGCTACCAGTTTAGCCTCAAAGATTTACGAGAGATTGTTAATCGGTTGCGTAAGCTTAACTATGCTGAACGTTCTGCCGTTCCTGGCATGTCAGAGCGCCGTTCCGAGATTATTGTCGCGGGGGCTGTGATTTTGCAGGAGACTATGACGCTGTTAGGAATAGAGAATATTACAATTTGCGAACGCTCACTCCGCGAAGGGGTCGTAGTCGATTGGATGTTAACCCATGGGTTAATCGAGGATCGGCTGCGTTTTCAAAGTTCTATTCGGCAGAGAAGCGTTTTAAGGATTGCCCAAAAGTATGGGGTTAATTTAGAGCACAGCGAGAGAGTGGCAGCTTTTGCGGTTGACCTGTTTGATCAGACAAAAGGGGGTTTTCACGGGTGGGCAACGGAGGAGCGAGAACTTCTGTGGGCAAGCGCCATTCTGCATAACTGTGGGCACTTTATCAGCCACTCTGCTCACCACAAGCATTCCTACTACCTGATCCGCAACAGCGATTTGCTGGGCTATACCGAAGTAGAGGTAGAAACCATTGCCAATCTGGCTCGGTATCACCGCAAGAGCGATCCAAAAAAGAAGCACGATACTTACCGTAGCATTAGCAGTAAGCGGTATCGGCAAGTGGTCGAGCAACTGCATCCTCTGCTGCGATTAGCCGTGGCAATGGATCGCCGACAAATTGGGGCGATCGCCAAAGTTCATATTGATTTTCAACCCTCTTTGCAACAGGTTAATCTTCATCTCAAGCCTGCCCATCCTGAAGATGATTGTGCCCTAGAGCTTTGGAGTTTGGGTTATCAAAAAAGTAGCTTTGAACGGGCATTTAGGGTGAATTTGGTTATGGAGTTGGCAGGTCGGAAATTGGTGAATGGAAATTAGGAAACTAAAGGAAAAGGCGATCGTGGGGCAGAATACTTAACATATTCTGGATAACTGTAGAATAATCAATAACCCGATGCCTCATGCCTGTGGATGCTTTCTATCGGTTTGACCAGATTCAGCCTGCCTGCCGCAAATGGGTAGGTGACAAGTCATATTATCTAGGATTATTGGCGCAACAGGGCTGTCCCATTCTTCCAGGGTTTGTGATCTCTGCCAAAATGCTCCAAAAATTTCTGGAGCAAATTCAGTGGACAGAGCCGCTGTTCTCAGATTTTCCCAACTCTTCGCTATACCTAGATGTTGAGAATTATCAACAGTTGCAGGCGATCGCCCAACGCATTCGCCAAGCCATTCAAAGCACACCCCTTCCTGAATCCTGGCTGACTGAGGTAGAAACTGCGACTGAGAGTTGGCAGTCTGCCAGTCTCATTCTGCGTCCTTCTTTGTCCCTGTCGGCAAAGCTTGACCCGACTCTCAGCACCCGGACAGGAGGGCTAATGGCATCCCAAGTCTGTTGGTCGAATCGAGAAGCGATCGCCAACAGCATTAAACGAGTTTGGTCAGAGTTATTTCGTGCCAAAAGCTTGTTCTACTGGCAGCGATTAGGCATTCAAATCCAGCAGGTGCATTTAGCGGTTTTGGTGCAGCCGCTGGGGGCAGCGATCGCTTCTGGCGAGGTACGTCTTTTTGAGCAATCTTTAGAAATTCGGGCAGTTTGGGGTTTGGGTAAAGCCCTGGTCAATGGGGAAGTCAGCCCGACAACATATACGGTTCAAAATACGGTTCAAGAACAAACTGAACTGCCTCTTTATGACTCAGGTCAGCAAAACTTTGCCTACTGCATCTTAGATCTAAGCGCCAGATCAAATGCAAGCGACAGTGATGAACAAGCGCAACCCCTTCAAACGGTGCCTCTGGAGCTAGCCCAGCAAACGCGATCGCCTCTCAATCATGAACAGATTCAGCAAATCATTACTCTGACTCAAACGGCAGCAGCGGTTTTAAAAATGCCTGTAGAGCTAGAGTGGACGCTTGTTAAGCTAGCATCAGACACTCAGCCCATCCTTTACATTACCCAGGCCATTCCTCAATTTAAAGTGCCCCATCCAGCGCACGGGGCAAAGTCTAAAATGCAGCCTCTCTACGGATTGGCAGCGGCACCCGGACGGGTAACGGCGATCGCTTGGGTAATTGAGCCAACTGCCCTCCTACCAGCCCATCTGCCCGCAGGCGTGGTTCTAGTGACTCAAATGCTCTCGCCCGACTGGTTG belongs to Timaviella obliquedivisa GSE-PSE-MK23-08B and includes:
- a CDS encoding Ppx/GppA family phosphatase, translating into MSAPTSQNLAPDRFLAAIDVGTNSIHMVVVKIQPSIPAFTIIAKEKSTVRLGDRDPETGLLTLEAMARAIATLRRCQEIAARMNAEAIVAVATSAVREAPNGRTFLAQIETELGLTINLISGQEEARRIYLGVLSGMELQNQPHVMIDIGGGSTELILGNGEEPRSLSSTKVGAVRLSAELVKTDPISNSEFTYLQVYVKGMLERAIEEIQANLKPGEKPRMIGTSGTIETLAVIHAREKLGIVPAPLNGYQFSLKDLREIVNRLRKLNYAERSAVPGMSERRSEIIVAGAVILQETMTLLGIENITICERSLREGVVVDWMLTHGLIEDRLRFQSSIRQRSVLRIAQKYGVNLEHSERVAAFAVDLFDQTKGGFHGWATEERELLWASAILHNCGHFISHSAHHKHSYYLIRNSDLLGYTEVEVETIANLARYHRKSDPKKKHDTYRSISSKRYRQVVEQLHPLLRLAVAMDRRQIGAIAKVHIDFQPSLQQVNLHLKPAHPEDDCALELWSLGYQKSSFERAFRVNLVMELAGRKLVNGN
- the psbZ gene encoding photosystem II reaction center protein PsbZ translates to MSILFQIALAGLVFISFVMVVAVPVAYASPQNWDQSKRLLYLGSGLWIVLVLLVGGLNYFVV